From the genome of Uranotaenia lowii strain MFRU-FL chromosome 1, ASM2978415v1, whole genome shotgun sequence, one region includes:
- the LOC129738030 gene encoding uncharacterized protein LOC129738030: MATSGAQSSTRNPPLRNLQTRLKAMLEMFKAITAFSNTLGEVTSVQQIQVRLEKLNELWDKVNDAIMDVEIHEEYSSKEGACPGIRLDFTTRYYDAKASMLDRIKELEGNTANTSVLQSTRIMDSSIQPVTEHVRLPQIRLQTFDGNIDQWLSFRDLFLSLIHSKVDLPDVEKFHYLKGCLTGEARALIDPLALTRANYNIAWETLMTRYNDSKVLKRRQVGNLFKLPKVTKESSSEIQVLLEGFERVVQTLDQLVKPEDYKDLLLLEVLCSRLDPVTRRAWEEHSAHQTEDTVKDLTQFLQTRVKILASLPSKAQDTKQEPSQLPKKNFASRTSYSAAQMSSGTCIACSESHLLYTCPAFSRLNASARDKLLRQHSLCRNCFRRGHQASECRSMQVCRKCRGKHHTLVCFREDGGGYRNPQSASPARRGQQSSHPAETTAGTVSSNVARNNSSTIILATAVVLVEDDTGKAFHARALLDSGSESNFMSERLCQRMKISRRRSNISVLGIGKANTTVKYQISAVVKSRTSSFARNMEFLLLPAVTADLPTTSVTVSSWKFPQGVELADPGFFQSKSVDLVLGIQHFFSFLQTDNKIPLGEGLPMLIDSVFGWLVTGAVEHQGSTRRIVCNTASTVHLDELLTRFWSCEEIGSPNIFSPEEQRCEAQFVRTIQRSSDGRYTVGLPKNDEILSRMGESRGIALQRLDGLERRLARDPELRNQYNQFMEEYVDLGHMRRAHVGPEKRCYLPHHPVIKQASTTTKVRVVFDASCKSSSGVSLNDALLAGPVIQDELRALIMRCRMKRIMIVADVEKMFRQIGIDRTDMPLQSILWRKDSSEDVKTYELTTVTYGTKPAPFLATRTLKQLATDEQESYPMGSKAIMEDVYMDDVLTGTDNEEAASILCEQLISLTKRGGFRLRKFASNSPTALRSVDDEDLALPHMKEIQLDPDPAVKTLGLVWQPRTDILRFNFTILDTPENERLTKRKILSAIAMLFDPLGMVGAVTTTAKIFMQRLWKLNEKGERLDWDHPVPREVEREWRNFHRQLHLMNELKIQRCAVVPNCVKMELHFFSDASEKAYGACAYIKSIDVQGRIFVHLLASKSKVAPLKCQSIPRLELCGALLSAELSCKVREALKVEMDRFFWTDSTCVLQWLKAIPTTWATFVANRVAKIQLATENCVWRHVPGVQNPADLISRGLYPDQIQENNLWWNGPEWLLQNNYPEQPSSFCTEGADAEVRHVVVNLTTSQTDFGAEYVGKFSSFTKLIRCTAYWMRLMRILKKNETNPKSFLTVTELRDAEYAIIRRIQQETFPEEWKCLVEGKEIHRSSPLRWFAPRISSESLIRVGGRLGKSEESEDTKHPIVLPAKHPFTILLYEYYHLKLMHAGSQLLLSSVRLKYWALGGRNVPRQIIHNCKQCFRSKPSPIQQFMGELPLARVTRSRPFSKTGVDYFGPVYVRLAPRRPAIKAYVAVFICLCTKAVHLELVSDLSTDRFLQALRRFIGRRGYCSDIYSDNGTNFVGARNFLQELLIHFRNSQHQEKVAKECANNHIQWHFIPPAAPHFGGLWEAAVRSAKKHLLKVLGENAVSFEDMITLLVQVENCLNSRPITALTDDPGNLQPLTPGHFLIGEPFQQLPGRDYSEVPMNRLNQSQVIQKKLQHFWDRWRTEYLTQLQGRYKRWKSPVEITVGKLVIIKDDNLPPCRWKMGRVEKLHPGSDGVVRVVTLKTATGPSTRPVEKLCILPESFQPEEDSQLARENQTDQTSPLCS; this comes from the coding sequence ATGGCTACTTCCGGCGCCCAATCGTCTACCAGAAACCCACCGCTGAGGAATCTCCAAACCAGATTGAAGGCAATGCTGGAGATGTTCAAGGCAATAACCGCGTTTTCGAACACTTTGGGCGAGGTTACATCTGTTCAGCAAATCCAAGTCAGGTTGGAAAAGCTGAATGAGTTATGGGATAAGGTCAACGATGCTATCATGGATGTAGAAATTCATGAAGagtattcgtcgaaggaaggcgcTTGTCCAGGTATAAGGTTGGACTTCACTACCCGTTACTACGATGCCAAGGCCAGCATGTTAGACCGGATCAAGGAGTTGGAAGGAAACACCGCGAACACCAGCGTTCTGCAATCCACCCGCATCATGGATTCATCCATTCAGCCAGTCACGGAACACGTTAGGCTACCCCAGATAAGGTTGCAGACTTTCGACGGCAACATCGATCAGTGGTTGAGTTTCCGGGATCTTTTCCTATCGCTGATCCATTCCAAGGTGGACTTACCGGACGTGGAAAAATTCCACTATCTAAAAGGATGCCTAACCGGAGAAGCCAGAGCACTCATCGACCCTTTGGCTTTAACGAGGGCCAATTACAACATCGCTTGGGAAACACTGATGACTAGATACAACGACAGCAAGGTTTTGAAACGTCGACAAGTTGGAAATCTATTCAAACTCCCGAAGGTTACCAAGGAATCGTCATCCGAAATTCAGGTGCTGCTGGAAGGCTTCGAACGTGTTGTGCAAACGTTAGATCAGCTGGTGAAGCCCGAGGATTATAAGGATTTGTTGCTGTTGGAGGTATTATGCTCGAGGCTGGATCCCGTAACTCGTCGTGCTTGGGAAGAGCACAGTGCGCATCAGACTGAGGACACTGTCAAGGATCTCACACAGTTTCTTCAAACGCGAGTCAAAATCCTTGCCTCACTACCATCAAAAGCCCAGGATACCAAGCAGGAGCCCTCACAGTTGCCTAAAAAGAATTTCGCCTCGAGAACAAGTTATAGCGCAGCTCAGATGTCATCCGGAACGTGCATCGCTTGCTCAGAATCTCATCTGCTTTACACTTGTCCAGCGTTTTCAAGGTTGAATGCATCCGCTCGCGACAAACTACTGAGACAGCATTCTTTATGCAGAAATTGTTTTCGACGTGGTCATCAAGCCTCAGAATGCAGATCTATGCAAGTGTGCCGTAAGTGTAGGGGAAAGCATCACACTTTAGTGTGCTTCAGAGAAGACGGTGGAGGTTATAGGAATCCTCAATCAGCATCACCCGCCAGAAGAGGTCAACAGTCATCTCATCCTGCAGAGACAACAGCAGGAACTGTCTCTTCAAATGTTGCCAGGAACAACTCGTCGACAATAATCCTCGCCACAGCAGTCGTTTTGGTTGAAGACGATACAGGGAAGGCCTTTCACGCGAGGGCTCTACTAGACTCTGGATCGGAGAGCAACTTCATGTCAGAGAGGCTCTGTCAACGGATGAAGATCTCCCGAAGGCGTTCAAATATCTCGGTACTCGGAATCGGCAAGGCAAATACAACTGTGAAATACCAGATTTCAGCAGTTGTGAAGTCACGCACATCTAGTTTTGCGAGAAATATGGAATTTCTTCTTCTCCCAGCGGTTACTGCAGATCTGCCTACTACTAGCGTGACGGTTTCTTCATGGAAGTTCCCACAGGGTGTGGAACTAGCAGATCCAGGTTTCTTCCAATCAAAATCGGTGGATTTGGTACTCGGCATTCAACATTTCTTCTCCTTTTTGCAAACCGACAACAAAATTCCACTTGGCGAGGGGCTGCCAATGCTGATAGATTCAGTATTCGGTTGGTTGGTCACCGGAGCAGTTGAACACCAGGGTTCAACTCGGCGCATCGTTTGCAATACAGCTTCTACAGTTCATCTAGACGAACTTCTCACCAGgttttggtcgtgtgaggagaTAGGGTCTCCGAACATATTTTCCCCGGAAGAACAACGCTGCGAGGCGCAGTTTGTTCGCACTATCCAGAGGAGTTCTGATGGACGATACACCGTAGGCTTACCGAAGAACGACGAGATACTTTCGAGGATGGGCGAGTCGCGTGGCATAGCGCTTCAGCGACTAGATGGCTTAGAAAGGAGATTGGCGAGGGATCCAGAATTGCGAAATCAATATAACCAGTTCATGGAGGAGTACGTGGATCTTGGGCACATGCGTAGGGCGCATGTAGGCCCAGAGAAGCGTTGTTATCTACCACACCATCCAGTCATCAAACAGGCAAGCACTACAACGAAGGTTCGCGTGGTATTCGATGCATCGTGTAAGAGCAGCAGTGGTGTTTCCCTGAACGATGCACTCCTGGCAGGACCTGTGATCCAAGACGAACTACGAGCCCTCATCATGCGTTGCCGAATGAAGCGGATAATGATTGTCGCAGATGTCGAGAAAATGTTCCGACAAATAGGTATCGATAGAACAGACATGCCGCTACAAAGCATTCTGTGGAGGAAAGATTCATCGGAGGACGTGAAAACGTATGAACTCACCACTGTTACATACGGTACAAAGCCGGCGCCGTTTCTCGCTACCAGAACACTGAAGCAGTTAGCCACAGATGAGCAGGAATCATATCCAATGGGATCTAAGGCAATAATGGAAGACGTCTACATGGATGACGTTTTGACTGGAACGGATAACGAAGAAGCTGCTTCAATACTCTGCGAACAACTCATCAGCCTAACGAAACGTGGAGGGTTTCGATTAAGAAAGTTCGCATCCAATTCGCCGACGGCCTTGCGATCAGTAGACGACGAAGACCTTGCGTTGCCGCATATGAAGGAGATACAACTGGATCCAGACCCGGCAGTCAAAACCCTAGGACTTGTGTGGCAACCTCGAACAGACATTTTACGATTCAACTTCACCATATTGGATACCCCGGAAAACGAAAGACTAACGAAACGAAAAATTCTGTCGGCAATCGCAATGTTGTTCGATCCACTTGGTATGGTAGGAGCTGTCACCACAACCGCAAAGATTTTCATGCAGAGGCTGTGGAAATTGAACGAGAAAGGAGAAAGGCTGGATTGGGATCATCCTGTTCCACGTGAAGTTGAACGTGAATGGCGGAATTTTCACCGGCAGCTCCACTTGATGAACGAGTTGAAAATTCAGCGATGTGCAGTGGTCCCAAATTGCGTTAAGATGGAGCTGCATTTCTTCTCGGACGCATCGGAGAAGGCGTATGGTGCCTGCGCATACATCAAGAGCATCGATGTTCAAGGAAGGATTTTCGTTCATTTACTAGCGTCAAAATCGAAGGTCGCACCACTGAAATGCCAGTCGATACCCAGGTTGGAGTTGTGCGGGGCACTATTATCAGCGGAATTATCCTGCAAGGTACGAGAGGCGTTGAAGGTCGAAATGGATAGGTTTTTCTGGACGGATTCAACTTGCGTGCTGCAATGGTTGAAGGCGATTCCAACGACGTGGGCTACGTTCGTTGCAAACCGTGTAGCGAAAATCCAATTAGCTACGGAGAACTGTGTTTGGAGACATGTTCCAGGGGTACAGAATCCAGCAGATCTTATTTCCCGTGGCTTATATCCCGATCAGATCCAGGAGAACAACCTTTGGTGGAATGGTCCCGAATGGCTACTGCAAAATAATTATCCGGAACAACCCAGCAGCTTTTGCACTGAGGGAGCAGATGCAGAAGTCCGGCATGTTGTAGTGAACCTGACAACAAGTCAAACCGATTTTGGAGCAGAATACGTTGGAAAATTCTCGTCGTTTACCAAGCTTATACGCTGCACCGCATACTGGATGCGACTGATgcgtattttgaagaaaaatgagaCAAATCCCAAGAGTTTTCTAACCGTCACCGAGCTTAGAGACGCCGAATACGCTATAATCCGCCGAATACAGCAGGAGACATTTCCTGAAGAATGGAAGTGCCTGGTCGAAGGAAAGGAGATTCATCGAAGCTCACCCCTAAGATGGTTTGCTCCTCGAATTTCTTCGGAGAGCTTAATACGAGTTGGCGGCCGATTAGGAAAATCGGAGGAGTCGGAAGATACCAAGCATCCAATAGTTTTACCGGCAAAACACCCCTTCACAATTCTGTTGTACGAGTACTACCATCTGAAGCTGATGCATGCAGGTTCACAGTTGCTGCTCAGCTCTGTTCGTCTGAAATATTGGGCACTTGGAGGTAGGAATGTTCCTCGGCAGATTATACACAACTGTAAACAGTGTTTCCGCTCCAAACCTAGCCCCATTCAGCAGTTTATGGGTGAATTGCCTTTAGCTCGTGTCACGAGATCGAGACCGTTTTCCAAGACCGGTGTGGACTACTTCGGACCAGTATATGTTCGCTTAGCCCCAAGACGACCAGCAATTAAGGCCTACGTAGCAGTTTTCATCTGTCTGTGCACGAAGGCTGTGCACCTCGAGTTAGTTTCGGACCTATCGACGGATCGATTTCTTCAAGCATTACGCCGCTTTATTGGAAGAAGAGGATATTGTTCGGATATTTATTCGGACAATGGGACGAATTTCGTAGGAGCTCGTAATTTTCTACAAGAACTGCTGATTCATTTCCGTAACAGCCAACATCAGGAGAAGGTAGCCAAGGAGTGTGCGAACAACCATATTCAATGGCATTTTATTCCCCCCGCTGCACCCCATTTTGGAGGCCTTTGGGAAGCTGCAGTTCGTTCGGCCAAGAAGCATCTTCTCAAGGTTCTTGGAGAAAACGCAGTTTCTTTCGAAGATATGATCACGTTGCTTGTTCAAGTGGAGAATTGTTTAAACTCGAGACCGATAACTGCGTTAACCGATGACCCAGGAAACCTTCAACCGTTGACACCTGGGCATTTTTTAATTGGAGAACCATTTCAACAGCTACCAGGAAGGGATTACAGCGAAGTACCGATGAATCGGCTTAATCAGAGCCAAGTTATCCAGAAAAAGCTACAACATTTTTGGGATAGATGGAGAACAGAGTATCTCACTCAGTTGCAAGGGCGATACAAGAGATGGAAGTCACCTGTCGAGATAACTGTTGGGAAACTAGTGATCATCAAGGACGATAATCTACCGCCATGCCGCTGGAAGATGGGACGTGTTGAAAAGCTGCATCCTGGATCCGACGGTGTTGTTAGAGTAGTTACTCTGAAGACGGCTACAGGACCTTCTACGCGCCCAGTTGAAAAGCTGTGCATACTACCAGAATCATTTCAGCCTGAAGAAGATTCCCAACTTGCCCGTGAAAACCAAACAGATCAGACCTCCCCCTTGTGTTCGTGA